From Syntrophales bacterium:
GGGAGGTGAAAAAACATGATAAGAGTATTGATTGAAAGACACTGTTTGACGGGAAAAGAGGATGAACTCAGGCACCTTATACAGGAAGTTAGGTCAGATGCGGTGCACCGCCGCGGCTACATTAGTGGTGAGACACTCCGGGCAGCGGATAATCCCTTGCACTTCATGATCATCAGCACATGGACGACCATTGAAGCCTGGAAGGCGTGGGAGTCGGACCGGAGAAAGGTTTTAATACATGGGATGATGGATTCTCTGCTTTCTGAACCAGAGGTTGTACGTATTTTTATTGAGGAACCCTCAGTCTGAGCAGCACCAGCATGTTTCATGTTTACACCGCGAAAGACAGTATAGCGCGGGCTGCAGGGAGGATTCCCTGAGGATATAAGCTTTCATAACATAGGATGCTCCACTCTCTTGGGGCCAAATCTTTAATAGAGATTTGACCCCTTTCTCATTCGCCCTTCGATAATACGGGTTGCCAATTTCAGGTCATCAGGAGTATTTATCCCCATAACTTCAACAGGATCATTGGCAATGAACGACCTCGCGGTGTATCCCTTTCTGCTGGCGATCTTGAAAATATCTGTCAGATAATATTCGCCCTGTGCATTCTTGTTGTCAATATCTGTTAAGGCCTCAAAAAGAAACTCGCTTTCCACACAGTATATGCCTGTATTTATTTCTCTGATCATCTTTTCCTCATATGTTGCATCGCGCTCCTCCACGACTTTCAGGATATCGTCTTCCGTTTTTTTGACAACCCGCCCGTAACCGTGCGGGGTGTCGAGTACGGTGGTTAAAACCGTAACTGCCGCATCACCCGAAAAATGATAGTCAAGCAGTGACCTTACAGTACGTAGAGTGAGTAGAGGTACATCACCGCAAAGAATCAAGATGGTTCCCTCAAAATCAAGGAATCTATCCTTGGTCTGAAGCACGGCGTGGCCGGTTCCCAGCTGTTTTCTCTGGTACACGAAAACAAGATCCTTATCTTTAACAGATTCTTTTACTAATTCTGCCTGATGACCGACTACAATAACGATTCCTTCCGATCCTACATCTCTAGCCACGGCAACCGGGTAGGAAAGCATCGGCTTTCCGTAAATGGGGTGAAGAACTTTCACCAGTGAAGATTTCATACGGGTTCCCTTGCCGGCGGCAAGAATTATAGTTGAAAACCTGTCTTTCCTTCTTTTGATCATCAAATCACCTTTTTTAATCCACAGATTTTACAGATTACTCTAATCATTTGAAGGGCGATGCGAAATCTGTAGGGTTTAATTCCCCGCAGCTTGCTGCGTTAGAAAAGATAAAACACTTATTTTTGATATCCCACGTGGCTTGCCGAGGGGTAGTTCATTGCCTTGTGCCTGGAACTAAATCTGGCAGTATAACTAGCACCTCTTTTATGGATTTCATGTCAGCATCTTCAATAACGAAAAGGAGGTTGTTAAATCTTAATGTTTCACTTCT
This genomic window contains:
- a CDS encoding antibiotic biosynthesis monooxygenase, yielding MIRVLIERHCLTGKEDELRHLIQEVRSDAVHRRGYISGETLRAADNPLHFMIISTWTTIEAWKAWESDRRKVLIHGMMDSLLSEPEVVRIFIEEPSV
- a CDS encoding NTP transferase domain-containing protein; translation: MIKRRKDRFSTIILAAGKGTRMKSSLVKVLHPIYGKPMLSYPVAVARDVGSEGIVIVVGHQAELVKESVKDKDLVFVYQRKQLGTGHAVLQTKDRFLDFEGTILILCGDVPLLTLRTVRSLLDYHFSGDAAVTVLTTVLDTPHGYGRVVKKTEDDILKVVEERDATYEEKMIREINTGIYCVESEFLFEALTDIDNKNAQGEYYLTDIFKIASRKGYTARSFIANDPVEVMGINTPDDLKLATRIIEGRMRKGSNLY